A window of the Planococcus citri chromosome 4, ihPlaCitr1.1, whole genome shotgun sequence genome harbors these coding sequences:
- the LOC135842536 gene encoding uncharacterized protein LOC135842536 isoform X1, with translation MSANQTNSRNNIDNQEDRFVYWYQVPSLQEIASHAVTKAIWLHDTDAHIVKEEQSYCYCIDKFYSEDRDFFLKRSLNLIQHLKVPSCIEDMLRNFLRNINQQALSWGDYLRETTMKHQYITSDYEIRHIDPNWCVWSWNGEIDFRKSMKKMLEFGDLTEYQKFFFMAEFCMEDEIKTFSLDSLPPGIISKVGYVSCCGACFYWICYLKNELRKIPVGNHGSVNLTMAAFYSNYTFTTEYFWNRSNDDDQITIARDWILKENEPDVCLRYYTLLQCVLSKMSWQQQQRLLSGRNFEIKIIITLAGSPSTSQCALWAWRNSKDKITAKRFIELINQLLRKYYDHWETASTLTISLCEIWDTASDYQRNYAIQTNSDYIICESLQHRCLPFLHKFLHLMPLEDRKTWIFNRSDSYIVYLREAGIIDIFLPRSDDQLTFRKFVADSENFRLILQCSLIQLHFDKIDELFKCYVSPDTSVVRVLKQELLMEESTRCRFTSFITDINRWNRLSTFIDEIFESDSVLALKVKQQFITAVAVTIVEPWKFDSFKMGFDNLVKIVEMTFSNNELRTVKRLFSGYHRQLRARCEDATTIVEITVKFDTVFHSSFQQWCSIDDDLADQQLFAH, from the coding sequence ATGTCCGCCAATCAAACAAACAGCAGAAATAACATCGACAATCAAGAAGATCGTTTTGTGTACTGGTATCAAGTGCCTAGTTTGCAAGAAATAGCGTCACATGCGGTAACTAAAGCGATATGGCTCCACGATACAGATGCCCACATTGTCAAAGAGGAACAAAGTTATTGTTATTGTATCGATAAGTTCTATTCCGAAGatcgcgatttttttctgaaacgcTCTCTAAATCTGATACAGCATTTGAAAGTTCCTAGTTGTATTGAAGATATGCTCAGAAATTTCCTAAGAAACATTAACCAACAGGCTTTATCTTGGGGAGATTATCTACGTGAAACTACAATGAAGCACCAATATATTACAAGTGATTATGAAATCCGCCATATTGATCCGAATTGGTGTGTTTGGTCTTGGAATggtgaaattgattttcgaaaaagcatgaaaaagaTGCTGGAATTCGGTGATCTGACtgagtatcaaaaatttttctttatggCTGAATTCTGCATGGAAGATGAAATCAAAACATTCTCATTGGATTCGCTTCCCCCCGGAATCATTTCAAAAGTGGGTTATGTTAGCTGCTGCGGAGCTTGTTTCTATTGGATTTGTTACCTTAAAAACGAACTCCGTAAAATACCTGTAGGAAATCACGGTTCGGTGAACTTGACCATGGCTGCGTTTTATTCTAATTATACGTTTACCACTGAATACTTCTGGAATCGTTCGAATGACGATGATCAAATTACAATTGCGAGGGATTGGATCCTTAAAGAAAATGAGCCAGACGTTTGTTTGAGGTACTACACTCTTTTGCAATGCGTTCTTTCTAAAATGTCGTGGCAACAGCAACAACGTCTGTTGTCTGGAAGGAACttcgaaatcaaaatcataaTCACTTTAGCTGGTTCTCCTTCTACATCGCAATGTGCTCTGTGGGCATGGAGAAATTCCAAAGATAAGATCACTGCAAAACGATTCATTGAGCTTATCAATCAACTGCTTCGTAAATATTACGACCATTGGGAAACAGCTTCTACATTAACGATTTCGTTATGTGAGATTTGGGATACTGCTTCTGATTATCAGAGAAATTATGCGATTCAAACAAACTCGGACTATATCATTTGCGAGTCTCTTCAGCATCGTTGTTTACCATTCttacacaaatttttacatCTTATGCCCTTGGAGGATAGAAAAACATGGATTTTCAACAGAAGTGATAGTTACATTGTTTATTTGCGTGAGGCTGGcattatagatatttttttgccaCGTTCTGATGACCAActgacatttagaaaatttgtagCCGATTCTGAAAACTTTAGACTGATTTTACAATGCTCACTCATTCAattacattttgataaaattgatgaattattcaaatGTTACGTTTCACCAGATACAAGTGTAGTTCGAGTACTCAAACAAGAATTGTTGATGGAGGAATCTACTCGATGTAGGTTCACATCATTTATTACCGATATCAACAGATGGAACAGATTGAGCACATTTATTGACGAAATTTTCGAATCTGATTCAGTATTAGCGTTGAAGGTGAAGCAACAGTTCATTACAGCTGTGGCTGTCACCATTGTTGAGCCTTGGAAGTTCGACAGTTTCAAGATGGGTTTCGataatttagtgaaaattgttgaaatgacGTTTTCGAACAATGAACTGAGAACTGTGAAACGTTTGTTTTCTGGTTATCATCGCCAGTTACGTGCACGTTGTGAGGATGCTACGACTATTGTTGAAATTACTGTGAAGTTTGACACTGTATTTCATTCGAGCTTTCAGCAATGGTGTTCGATAGATGACGACCTAGCTGATCAGCAACTGTTCGCTCATTAG